One window from the genome of [Clostridium] celerecrescens 18A encodes:
- a CDS encoding glycoside hydrolase family 13 protein codes for MDRKWWKQAVIYQIYPKSFQDSNGDGIGDLQGIISRLDYLKELGVDALWLSPVYCSPQDDNGYDISNYQDIDPMFGNLEDMEELIEKAGSRGIRIIMDLVLNHTSDEHPWFIEAKKSKDNPYHDYYVWRDGVEGTAPNGLRAAFGGSAWEWVPELGQYYFHQFSVKQPDLNWDNPKVRLEIRDMILWWMEKGVGGFRLDVIDLIAKEPDRMITADGPKLHEFIQELSRETFQKGDLVTVGEAWSANPDNAVRYSDPDGSELSMVFQFEHICLDQKKGGEKWDLAPLPFLELKRALSTWQESLYLKGWNSLFWNNHDLPRIVSRWGNDKEYRIESAKMLAILLHGMQGTPYIYQGEELGMTNVRYDMEDYRDIETLNIYRERSEAGYKEADVMESIYTKGRDNARTPMQWNHGKEAGFTAGTPWIKVNPNYPEINAEAAMADENSIFHLYQKLIGLRKTHGVFVDGKYRLLMPEDPDVFAYTRTLEDTILLVICNFYDKTVPLQLPKELDREKKQLIISYIDEGLANVLRPYEARMYLIG; via the coding sequence ATGGACAGAAAATGGTGGAAACAAGCGGTTATATATCAGATTTATCCCAAAAGCTTTCAGGACAGCAACGGGGATGGAATCGGAGATCTTCAAGGGATTATCTCCAGACTTGACTATTTGAAAGAATTAGGGGTAGATGCGCTCTGGCTCTCCCCTGTCTATTGTTCCCCACAGGATGACAATGGTTATGATATATCCAATTATCAGGATATAGATCCAATGTTCGGGAATTTAGAAGATATGGAAGAACTGATTGAAAAAGCGGGCAGCCGTGGGATCCGGATTATCATGGACCTTGTTTTAAACCATACTTCCGATGAGCATCCATGGTTTATAGAGGCGAAAAAAAGTAAGGATAACCCCTATCATGATTATTACGTGTGGAGGGATGGGGTGGAAGGAACTGCTCCCAATGGACTAAGAGCCGCTTTTGGAGGCTCCGCCTGGGAGTGGGTTCCGGAGCTTGGACAATACTATTTCCATCAGTTCTCAGTAAAACAGCCGGATTTAAACTGGGATAACCCAAAGGTTCGTCTGGAGATCCGGGATATGATCCTTTGGTGGATGGAGAAAGGAGTCGGCGGGTTCCGGCTGGATGTCATCGATTTAATTGCCAAGGAGCCTGACCGGATGATCACAGCCGACGGTCCAAAGCTTCATGAATTTATACAGGAATTAAGCAGGGAGACCTTTCAGAAAGGAGATTTAGTCACCGTAGGAGAAGCATGGAGTGCAAATCCGGACAATGCCGTTCGTTACAGCGATCCGGATGGCAGTGAGCTTTCCATGGTATTCCAGTTTGAGCATATCTGCCTTGACCAGAAAAAAGGCGGAGAAAAATGGGACTTAGCCCCTCTTCCATTCCTGGAATTAAAGCGTGCCTTATCCACCTGGCAGGAATCCCTTTACTTAAAAGGCTGGAACAGCCTGTTCTGGAACAACCATGATCTGCCGAGAATCGTATCCCGCTGGGGAAATGATAAGGAATATCGGATCGAATCTGCCAAAATGCTGGCAATCCTCCTTCATGGAATGCAAGGTACCCCCTATATTTACCAGGGCGAAGAACTTGGAATGACCAATGTAAGATATGATATGGAAGACTACCGGGATATTGAAACGTTAAATATCTATAGGGAAAGAAGCGAAGCCGGATATAAAGAAGCGGACGTCATGGAATCTATCTATACAAAAGGCCGGGATAATGCGAGAACACCGATGCAGTGGAATCATGGCAAAGAAGCCGGATTTACGGCTGGAACTCCCTGGATCAAGGTGAATCCAAACTATCCGGAAATTAATGCAGAGGCCGCAATGGCAGATGAAAACTCTATATTTCACCTTTACCAGAAGTTAATTGGATTAAGAAAAACCCACGGCGTATTCGTAGATGGGAAATACCGGCTCCTGATGCCTGAGGATCCCGATGTATTTGCCTATACCCGTACGCTGGAAGATACTATTTTGCTTGTAATTTGTAACTTTTACGATAAAACAGTTCCATTGCAGCTGCCGAAAGAGCTAGACCGTGAGAAAAAGCAGTTAATCATTTCTTATATAGATGAAGGCCTGGCAAATGTACTCAGGCCGTATGAAGCCAGAATGTATCTGATCGGGTAA
- a CDS encoding MurR/RpiR family transcriptional regulator: MKFDVYKLADKYKLTETETQILNYILENNQQVLHMAVREVANQNFVSAATIIKLSKKMGYTGYTDMIYRLNFMITSHRKNKERLSDITSFISDIPDELLNDFMSRLKKHRNDIILVSATGFSSPLAEYMERKLLVTGFRVIKTNAYAVYDKNRLGASLVIVVSKSGETDTIAKLVDYANENQVDIISFTGEQSNYIGRSSTVNIPILDDKTLDDRNLQSNYFYARVIVVFEYLMSQVLEELNECQ; encoded by the coding sequence ATGAAATTTGATGTTTATAAACTGGCGGATAAATATAAGCTGACAGAAACGGAAACCCAGATATTGAATTATATTCTGGAAAATAATCAACAGGTACTTCATATGGCAGTGCGGGAAGTTGCAAACCAAAATTTTGTATCTGCTGCAACGATCATCAAATTGTCAAAAAAGATGGGATATACCGGATATACCGATATGATATACCGTCTTAATTTTATGATTACAAGTCATAGAAAAAATAAAGAAAGACTGTCGGATATTACCAGCTTTATAAGCGATATACCAGATGAATTACTAAATGATTTTATGAGCCGGTTAAAAAAGCACAGAAATGATATTATTTTGGTATCTGCCACCGGATTTTCCTCCCCATTGGCGGAATATATGGAGCGTAAGCTTTTGGTAACCGGTTTCCGGGTCATTAAGACCAATGCCTATGCAGTATATGATAAAAACCGTCTTGGTGCATCACTTGTTATCGTGGTTTCCAAGAGCGGGGAAACAGATACCATTGCAAAGCTTGTTGACTATGCAAATGAAAATCAGGTGGATATCATATCTTTTACAGGAGAGCAGAGCAATTATATTGGCCGCTCGTCTACCGTCAATATTCCGATTCTGGATGATAAGACGCTGGATGACCGGAATCTGCAGTCCAATTATTTTTATGCAAGAGTGATTGTGGTATTTGAATATTTAATGAGCCAGGTATTAGAAGAGTTGAATGAGTGCCAGTAA
- a CDS encoding aspartate kinase produces MKKVVKFGGSSLASAKQFKKVGEIIRGDKSRRFVVPSAPGKRHDKDEKVTDLLYQCYDEAADGKSYKKILEKIKERYMEIIDGLDINLNLDHEFVTIEENFLKKAGRDYAASRGEYLNGKVMAEYLGYEFIDAAEVIFFDADGNFNAELTNKELGERLEHVERAVIPGFYGAKEDGTIKTFSRGGSDITGSIVAKAIHADMYENWTDVSGFLVADPRIIKNPEVIETITYRELRELAYMGASVLHEDAIFPVRKEGIPINIRNTNKPDDKGTLIVESTCRKPHYTITGIAGKKGFCSINIEKAMMNAEVGFGRKVLEVFEKYGISFEHMPSGIDTMTVFVHQSEFEDYEQSVIAGIHRAVEPDFLEMESDLALVAVVGRGMKATRGTAGRIFSALAHSRVNVKMIDQGSSELNIIIGVKNADFEEAIKAIYDIFITTEV; encoded by the coding sequence ATGAAAAAAGTTGTGAAATTCGGAGGAAGCTCTTTGGCCAGCGCAAAGCAGTTTAAGAAAGTTGGCGAGATCATCCGCGGGGACAAGAGCAGACGGTTTGTGGTGCCATCAGCGCCTGGCAAGCGACATGACAAGGATGAAAAGGTAACTGATCTGTTGTACCAGTGTTATGATGAGGCAGCAGATGGAAAAAGCTATAAAAAGATTCTGGAGAAAATCAAGGAGCGTTATATGGAGATCATTGACGGACTTGACATTAATCTGAATCTGGATCATGAGTTTGTGACCATTGAAGAAAATTTCCTTAAAAAGGCAGGGCGTGATTATGCGGCTTCCAGAGGAGAGTACTTAAATGGAAAGGTGATGGCGGAATACTTAGGCTACGAATTTATTGACGCAGCTGAAGTGATTTTCTTTGATGCAGACGGTAATTTTAATGCAGAGCTTACCAATAAGGAACTTGGAGAGCGCCTGGAGCATGTGGAGAGGGCTGTGATCCCGGGCTTTTACGGAGCAAAGGAAGACGGGACCATAAAGACCTTTTCCAGAGGCGGTTCCGATATAACAGGCTCCATTGTTGCAAAGGCCATTCATGCGGATATGTATGAAAACTGGACGGATGTTTCCGGTTTTCTGGTGGCAGATCCCAGGATCATCAAGAATCCTGAGGTCATCGAGACCATTACATACCGGGAGTTAAGAGAGCTTGCCTATATGGGAGCCAGTGTCCTCCATGAGGATGCTATTTTTCCGGTGAGAAAAGAAGGAATCCCAATCAACATCCGGAACACCAATAAGCCTGATGACAAAGGAACCTTAATCGTGGAGAGCACCTGCAGAAAGCCTCATTATACCATTACGGGAATTGCGGGTAAAAAGGGCTTTTGTTCCATTAACATTGAAAAGGCCATGATGAATGCGGAAGTTGGTTTTGGGAGAAAGGTTCTTGAGGTATTTGAAAAGTACGGCATTTCCTTTGAGCATATGCCGTCAGGAATCGATACCATGACCGTCTTTGTCCATCAGTCAGAATTTGAAGATTATGAGCAATCTGTCATTGCAGGCATCCACAGGGCCGTAGAACCAGATTTCCTTGAGATGGAATCAGACTTGGCGTTAGTTGCTGTGGTGGGCCGTGGCATGAAGGCGACCAGAGGGACTGCCGGAAGAATCTTCTCGGCCCTTGCCCATTCCAGGGTAAACGTAAAAATGATTGACCAGGGATCCAGTGAGCTCAACATTATCATCGGCGTAAAGAACGCAGACTTTGAGGAAGCGATCAAGGCGATCTATGATATATTTATCACGACAGAGGTCTAA
- a CDS encoding hydrolase — protein MKTAITRQQALELLKKYNKEPFHILHGLTVEGVMRWYAGAMGFGSEEEFWGIAGLLHDVDFEQFPEEHCKKAPELLSEIGAEEELVHAICSHGYGICSEVEPEHMMEKIMFAADELTGLIGAAARMRPSKSVMDLEVSSLKKKFKDKRFAAGCSREVIASGAEKLGWTLDELFEKTILAMRSCEEKINREMEE, from the coding sequence ATGAAAACAGCAATCACAAGACAACAGGCACTGGAGTTACTTAAGAAATATAATAAGGAACCGTTTCATATCCTTCACGGTCTGACCGTGGAAGGGGTAATGCGCTGGTATGCAGGAGCAATGGGTTTTGGATCAGAGGAAGAATTCTGGGGAATCGCAGGGCTTCTTCATGATGTGGATTTTGAACAGTTTCCGGAGGAACACTGTAAAAAGGCCCCGGAGCTTCTTTCCGAAATCGGGGCGGAGGAAGAGCTGGTTCATGCCATATGCAGCCATGGCTACGGTATCTGTTCTGAGGTAGAGCCGGAACATATGATGGAAAAGATCATGTTTGCTGCAGATGAACTGACCGGACTCATTGGAGCAGCCGCCAGGATGCGTCCTTCAAAAAGCGTTATGGACTTAGAAGTCTCAAGCCTTAAGAAAAAATTTAAGGACAAGAGGTTTGCAGCAGGCTGTTCCAGGGAAGTGATTGCGTCAGGAGCGGAGAAACTGGGCTGGACTCTTGATGAGTTGTTTGAAAAAACCATCCTTGCCATGCGTTCCTGCGAAGAGAAGATAAACCGGGAAATGGAAGAGTAA
- a CDS encoding DUF523 domain-containing protein codes for MGGEKENILVSACLLGVNCRYDGGNGRQEGLIGLIEKYNFIPVCPEQLGGLETPREPAEQLVKSVTDGHNEIRVVDRSGKDVTDSFFKGAEETLKLARLYGCKRAILKERSPSCGHGCIYDGTFSGTKVPGDGVTARLLEENGIHVSGESRIGSL; via the coding sequence ATGGGCGGAGAAAAAGAAAACATACTGGTGAGTGCCTGCCTGTTGGGAGTCAATTGCCGCTATGACGGCGGAAACGGCAGACAGGAGGGTCTTATCGGACTTATAGAGAAATACAATTTCATACCGGTCTGCCCGGAGCAGCTTGGAGGTTTAGAGACACCCAGAGAGCCTGCGGAGCAGCTTGTTAAATCTGTAACAGACGGTCACAATGAGATCCGAGTGGTGGATCGTTCAGGAAAAGATGTGACAGACAGTTTTTTTAAGGGAGCAGAGGAAACCTTGAAGCTTGCCAGGCTATATGGCTGTAAGCGGGCGATTTTAAAGGAGAGGAGTCCGTCCTGCGGCCATGGGTGTATTTATGACGGGACGTTTTCAGGGACAAAGGTTCCAGGAGACGGTGTGACCGCAAGGCTTTTGGAAGAGAATGGAATCCATGTGTCAGGAGAAAGCCGCATAGGGTCCTTGTAA
- the xdh gene encoding selenium-dependent xanthine dehydrogenase translates to MYVVNVNGKDYQSEEDLTLMDFLRNRLGITSVKNGCKEGACGTCTVIVDGKTVRACILKLSKLEGKKVQTIEGFTQRERDVFVYAFAAAGAVQCGFCIPGMVISGKCLIDQNPNPTRDDVKQAIRTNICRCTGYAKIEDGILLAAKMFNENLEVPELKQTAAIGERTCRVDAEAKTLGTAKYADDYYLEGMLYGKNVFTKYARAKINGIDTSKALAMPGVVAVYTAKDIPGDRYIGHLAHDWPGMIDVGEETKCIGDTLAIVVAETMEQALAASKAVEIDCEELEPIRSPREAMVPGAHQVHGEGFMHFGKFRTPVNNLLDHEEVKRGDAETALANSKYVAEGTFYVPPTEHAFMEPETAVGIPDGDGVKVITGAQGIYDEHHELSAYLGLPLEKVRIQSAFVGGGFGGKEDMSVQHQAALCAYLSKRPVKVSFSRQESINYHPKRHAMEIYCKIGCDENGIIQGMKARLLSDTGAYASLGGPVLQRACTHAGGPYNYQNVDIEGDAYYTNNPPAGAFRGFGVTQSCMSTEALINQLAEQAGISGWEIRYRNAIRPGQSLPNGQIADEGTGMVETLEAVKADFEKYEADPNYFVGIASAMKNAGIGVGLADVGRCILRVRDGKVVTGSSAAAIGQGLQTITLQMVCQTTGLEPEQVIVGHPDTKYTPDSGTTTASRQTVFTGEAIHIAAMKLKEDLDAGLSLGDLEGKEYYGEFDFKTDPIGSDKPNPVSHIAYGYATQLFVLDTEGKVVNVIAAHDIGKAINPLAAEGQVEGGVAMGLGYGLTEDFPLKDGIPQAKLGTLGIFKAPQMPPVDVRFIEKNPSDVAFGAKGVGEIVCVMGAPALQNAYFKKDGVFRYKLPLDNTFYRKPKPAK, encoded by the coding sequence ATGTATGTAGTAAATGTCAACGGCAAGGATTACCAATCAGAAGAAGATTTAACATTAATGGATTTTCTCAGAAACAGACTTGGTATCACTTCCGTAAAAAACGGTTGTAAGGAAGGCGCCTGCGGTACATGTACAGTAATTGTGGATGGGAAGACGGTCCGTGCCTGCATCTTGAAATTGTCCAAACTGGAAGGCAAAAAGGTACAGACCATAGAAGGATTCACACAGAGGGAACGGGATGTCTTTGTCTATGCCTTTGCGGCAGCAGGCGCCGTACAGTGCGGTTTTTGTATACCGGGCATGGTGATCAGCGGAAAATGCTTGATTGACCAGAATCCCAACCCAACCAGAGATGATGTAAAACAGGCGATCCGTACAAATATCTGCCGTTGTACTGGATATGCCAAAATAGAAGACGGTATTTTGCTGGCAGCAAAAATGTTCAATGAAAATTTAGAGGTTCCTGAACTGAAGCAGACTGCTGCTATAGGAGAAAGAACCTGCCGTGTGGATGCAGAAGCAAAAACATTGGGCACCGCCAAATATGCGGATGACTATTATCTGGAAGGCATGCTTTACGGAAAGAACGTATTCACCAAATATGCACGCGCTAAAATAAACGGAATCGATACCAGCAAGGCTCTTGCAATGCCCGGCGTAGTCGCTGTCTATACGGCAAAGGACATCCCTGGAGACAGGTATATCGGACATCTGGCACATGACTGGCCCGGTATGATCGATGTAGGCGAAGAGACAAAATGCATCGGCGATACTCTTGCTATCGTAGTAGCTGAAACGATGGAACAGGCATTGGCAGCATCGAAAGCTGTAGAAATAGATTGCGAAGAATTAGAGCCAATCCGCTCCCCAAGGGAAGCTATGGTACCAGGCGCTCATCAGGTACATGGCGAAGGCTTTATGCATTTTGGCAAGTTCAGAACTCCTGTAAATAACCTTCTTGACCACGAAGAGGTAAAACGGGGTGACGCAGAGACAGCTCTTGCAAATTCCAAGTATGTTGCAGAAGGCACCTTCTATGTTCCGCCAACAGAGCACGCGTTCATGGAACCGGAAACTGCTGTTGGCATTCCTGACGGCGATGGTGTTAAGGTAATTACCGGAGCACAGGGTATTTATGATGAACATCACGAATTAAGTGCATATCTTGGCCTCCCTCTGGAGAAAGTAAGAATTCAGAGTGCTTTTGTCGGCGGCGGCTTCGGCGGAAAGGAAGATATGAGCGTTCAGCATCAGGCTGCTCTTTGTGCTTATTTATCAAAGAGACCTGTAAAAGTATCCTTCTCCCGTCAGGAAAGCATTAATTATCATCCAAAGCGTCACGCCATGGAAATCTACTGCAAGATCGGCTGTGATGAAAACGGTATTATCCAGGGTATGAAGGCAAGGCTTCTCTCTGATACGGGAGCTTATGCTTCTCTGGGCGGTCCGGTACTTCAAAGAGCCTGTACCCATGCGGGCGGACCATATAATTACCAGAACGTGGACATTGAAGGAGATGCTTACTATACCAACAATCCGCCAGCAGGTGCATTCCGCGGATTCGGCGTAACCCAGTCCTGTATGTCAACAGAAGCTTTGATCAACCAGTTAGCAGAGCAGGCAGGAATTTCCGGCTGGGAGATCCGTTACCGCAATGCCATCAGACCAGGCCAGTCCCTTCCTAACGGTCAGATCGCCGATGAAGGCACCGGTATGGTGGAAACCCTGGAGGCAGTAAAAGCAGATTTTGAAAAATATGAAGCAGACCCAAATTATTTCGTGGGAATTGCATCTGCCATGAAGAACGCAGGAATCGGTGTTGGTCTTGCAGACGTAGGCCGCTGTATCTTAAGAGTACGTGACGGAAAGGTTGTTACAGGCTCTTCTGCTGCAGCTATCGGCCAGGGACTTCAGACCATAACCTTACAGATGGTCTGTCAGACCACAGGTCTTGAACCGGAACAGGTAATCGTTGGACATCCGGATACAAAATACACACCAGACTCCGGAACCACAACCGCATCCCGCCAGACCGTATTTACAGGTGAAGCAATTCACATTGCCGCAATGAAACTAAAAGAGGATTTGGATGCAGGACTTTCCTTAGGTGATCTGGAAGGCAAAGAATACTATGGCGAATTTGATTTTAAAACAGATCCTATCGGCAGCGACAAACCAAATCCGGTAAGCCATATTGCCTATGGATATGCAACTCAGCTTTTTGTTCTTGACACCGAAGGTAAAGTTGTTAATGTAATTGCAGCTCACGACATAGGCAAAGCCATCAATCCTCTTGCCGCAGAAGGACAGGTTGAAGGCGGTGTTGCAATGGGTCTTGGCTATGGACTGACAGAGGACTTCCCATTAAAGGACGGCATTCCTCAGGCTAAATTAGGTACTTTAGGCATCTTTAAAGCACCTCAGATGCCTCCTGTTGACGTAAGGTTCATTGAAAAGAATCCATCTGATGTAGCATTTGGAGCAAAAGGTGTTGGCGAGATCGTATGTGTTATGGGAGCTCCTGCTTTGCAGAATGCTTATTTCAAGAAGGATGGTGTATTCCGTTACAAACTTCCTTTGGATAATACATTCTACCGTAAACCAAAGCCAGCAAAATAA
- a CDS encoding XdhC family protein, translated as MTAGFYEELKNADKNTNLISLTIVEGKGLGGKALWSNGEIICRQGVENAFDAFSEDLKSIDKTQTIKAQDSTLYCEFVTGEKYMVVCGAGHISIPIIRIGRMLGFHVTVIDDRLSFANTARKEGADTVICKPFGEALQEIEGTAGHYFIIVTRGHRYDQDCLSQIIGKKNAYIGMIGSKVRVKLVKDFLADEGISRELLDQVFTPIGLKINAQTPEEIAVAIMAEIIQVKNGSKNSFGYPKEILDVLTSVELSDMPKSLVTIVSRKGSAPRDVGSKMVVMLDGSTIGTIGGGCVESEVCAAAREVARDKKPVLMKVDMTPGNAEDEGMVCGGMVEVYIEPVLS; from the coding sequence ATGACAGCAGGTTTTTATGAAGAATTAAAAAATGCCGATAAAAACACGAACTTAATCAGCTTGACAATCGTCGAAGGAAAAGGGCTAGGAGGCAAAGCCCTGTGGTCGAATGGAGAAATCATCTGCAGGCAGGGAGTTGAAAATGCGTTTGATGCTTTTTCAGAGGATTTAAAGAGCATAGACAAAACCCAGACCATAAAAGCTCAGGACAGCACTCTGTACTGTGAATTTGTCACAGGAGAAAAGTACATGGTGGTATGCGGGGCCGGTCATATTTCCATTCCAATCATAAGAATCGGAAGGATGCTTGGATTTCATGTTACCGTGATTGATGACCGGTTATCTTTTGCCAATACCGCAAGAAAAGAGGGGGCTGACACTGTTATCTGCAAGCCTTTTGGGGAAGCCTTACAAGAGATCGAGGGAACCGCCGGCCACTACTTTATCATTGTCACAAGAGGTCACCGGTATGACCAGGACTGTTTATCTCAGATCATCGGCAAAAAAAATGCCTACATCGGTATGATCGGCAGCAAAGTCAGGGTAAAGCTTGTAAAGGATTTTTTAGCAGACGAGGGAATCAGCAGAGAGCTGCTTGACCAGGTTTTCACGCCTATCGGACTAAAAATCAACGCCCAGACCCCGGAAGAAATCGCCGTGGCAATTATGGCGGAGATCATTCAGGTAAAAAACGGAAGTAAAAATAGCTTTGGCTATCCAAAGGAAATCCTCGACGTTCTCACTTCCGTGGAGTTATCTGACATGCCAAAATCCCTTGTCACCATCGTTTCCAGAAAAGGCTCCGCTCCCAGGGATGTAGGCTCAAAGATGGTAGTCATGCTTGACGGCAGCACCATTGGGACCATCGGAGGCGGCTGTGTGGAATCTGAGGTGTGCGCAGCAGCAAGAGAAGTTGCCAGAGATAAAAAGCCGGTATTAATGAAGGTTGATATGACTCCGGGCAACGCAGAGGACGAAGGCATGGTTTGCGGAGGCATGGTAGAAGTATATATTGAGCCGGTTTTAAGCTGA
- a CDS encoding FprA family A-type flavoprotein, with translation MYCVKTIKDDLFWVGGSDRRLALFENAYPIPKGISYNSYVLLDEKTILFDTVDRAITGQFLENVEAVLGGRNLDYIIVNHMEPDHCATLGEMVRRYPDVKVICNAKTIPIINQFYEFGVDSRAVVVKEGDTFCSGKHTFAFYMAPMVHWPEVMVTYDTTDKVLFSADAFGTFGAMNGNLFADEVNFEREWLDESRRYYSNIVGKYGPSTQTLLKKIADLDIQFLCPLHGPVWRSDICWYIDKYFKWSSYTPEENAVMIAYGSIYGNTENAANILACRLAERGIRNIVMYDVSNTHPSVLISEAFRCSHLVFASATYNGGIFSSMEHLLMDMKAHNVQNRTVALMENGSWGIMAGKKMTEILSEMKNMTILDQTITIKSSVKEDQLAEIGALANAIAESMTI, from the coding sequence ATGTATTGTGTAAAAACTATTAAAGATGATTTGTTCTGGGTTGGAGGAAGTGACCGCCGTCTCGCCCTGTTCGAAAACGCCTACCCCATTCCGAAAGGAATTTCCTATAATTCCTATGTCCTGCTAGATGAAAAAACCATTCTTTTTGATACTGTTGACCGGGCGATCACCGGACAGTTTTTGGAAAATGTGGAAGCAGTCCTTGGAGGACGAAATCTGGATTATATCATTGTAAATCATATGGAGCCGGACCACTGTGCCACTTTGGGCGAAATGGTCAGAAGGTATCCGGATGTAAAGGTGATCTGCAATGCCAAGACAATTCCGATTATCAACCAGTTTTATGAATTCGGCGTTGATTCCAGAGCTGTCGTCGTGAAGGAGGGGGACACGTTCTGCTCCGGCAAACATACCTTTGCATTTTATATGGCCCCCATGGTTCACTGGCCGGAAGTAATGGTCACCTACGATACCACGGACAAGGTTCTTTTTTCAGCCGACGCCTTTGGTACCTTTGGTGCAATGAACGGAAACTTATTTGCAGATGAAGTAAATTTTGAACGGGAATGGCTGGATGAATCCAGAAGATACTATTCCAATATTGTAGGTAAATACGGACCGTCCACCCAGACTCTTTTAAAGAAAATCGCTGATCTGGACATTCAGTTCCTTTGTCCTCTTCACGGGCCTGTATGGCGTTCCGACATTTGCTGGTATATCGATAAGTATTTTAAGTGGAGCAGCTATACACCGGAAGAAAATGCTGTGATGATCGCATATGGTTCCATCTACGGTAATACGGAGAATGCCGCCAACATCCTGGCATGCCGCCTGGCAGAACGCGGAATCCGCAACATTGTCATGTACGATGTATCCAATACCCATCCGTCTGTGCTCATATCAGAAGCATTCCGCTGCAGTCATCTGGTATTCGCTTCGGCCACCTATAACGGAGGAATTTTCAGCAGCATGGAGCACCTGCTTATGGATATGAAAGCCCATAACGTACAAAACCGCACCGTTGCCCTTATGGAAAACGGTTCCTGGGGTATCATGGCAGGCAAGAAAATGACTGAGATCCTTTCAGAGATGAAAAACATGACCATACTGGATCAGACCATCACCATCAAATCTTCTGTAAAAGAGGATCAGCTGGCTGAAATCGGCGCATTGGCCAATGCCATCGCAGAATCTATGACAATATAA
- a CDS encoding LysR family transcriptional regulator has protein sequence MDTRYLSYILTIAQKQNMTKAAEELFVSQSTLSQYLSKLESELGTPLFFRSKGRLSLTPAGQLYIQAAEEVISIKNMLYQNIQNLDNRGHITVGVTSQFGLKMLIEIIPAFKMRYPEVTIEISETSLPALIKLILEESIDCGIMALNTTEPFSPDQVTILREEEVLFSIPACHPYRKKNPEHPIKIKDFEENFGDENILLSKKGSTLRYLTDAVLEKANWIPRTVCETNSISATRSMVAMGIGVTFIGESCASERELVAYYSVSPRLTRLNALVTRKNWILNQAGASFCEDIKNFYNKMPYG, from the coding sequence ATGGATACCCGTTATCTCAGTTATATTTTAACCATAGCCCAAAAACAAAATATGACAAAGGCTGCTGAAGAACTGTTTGTTTCCCAATCTACCTTAAGCCAGTACCTTTCCAAGCTGGAAAGCGAGCTTGGCACGCCACTTTTCTTTCGGAGCAAAGGCCGCCTATCCTTAACTCCTGCCGGGCAGCTTTATATTCAAGCAGCCGAAGAGGTAATATCAATTAAAAATATGCTTTACCAGAATATACAAAACTTAGATAACAGAGGCCATATCACGGTTGGTGTCACCTCCCAATTCGGGTTAAAAATGCTGATAGAGATCATTCCCGCCTTTAAAATGCGTTATCCGGAAGTTACCATTGAAATCTCTGAAACAAGTCTGCCTGCTCTTATAAAGCTTATATTGGAAGAAAGCATTGACTGCGGAATCATGGCACTCAATACGACAGAACCTTTTTCACCGGATCAGGTTACCATATTGCGGGAAGAAGAGGTACTATTCTCCATTCCGGCCTGCCATCCTTACCGAAAAAAGAATCCGGAACATCCCATAAAAATCAAAGATTTTGAAGAAAATTTCGGAGACGAGAACATCCTTCTTTCCAAGAAAGGCTCCACCCTGCGCTATCTTACGGATGCCGTTTTGGAAAAAGCCAACTGGATTCCCCGAACCGTATGCGAAACCAACAGCATATCCGCGACCAGAAGCATGGTTGCCATGGGAATCGGCGTCACTTTTATCGGAGAATCCTGCGCCAGCGAACGGGAGCTGGTTGCCTATTATTCTGTTTCTCCCCGTCTCACAAGGCTCAATGCCCTTGTCACAAGAAAAAACTGGATTCTAAACCAGGCCGGGGCCAGCTTCTGCGAAGATATAAAGAACTTTTACAATAAAATGCCCTATGGCTGA